Within Lolium rigidum isolate FL_2022 chromosome 5, APGP_CSIRO_Lrig_0.1, whole genome shotgun sequence, the genomic segment TGGGCGGGGAGGCGCTCTACTGCGCCGTCATCCTCTGGCTGTCCGCCATGtcctggatcatcttcacctgcgTTGGCAGCGACGACGGCGGCCACAGGCGGAGGGGCCGCCGCGGCAGCCGCGACACCAAGGTCTT encodes:
- the LOC124657740 gene encoding uncharacterized protein LOC124657740, which gives rise to MASAPVEFLGGAQGGLGGEALYCAVILWLSAMSWIIFTCVGSDDGGHRRRGRRGSRDTKVFVGAERLCDGTGPRCSGGYGLCGSCVD